The following are encoded together in the Cololabis saira isolate AMF1-May2022 chromosome 5, fColSai1.1, whole genome shotgun sequence genome:
- the LOC133444534 gene encoding forkhead box protein P2-like, with translation MPESPVSPAAARRAPASSLLSPASDTGGGRGAGRGAPGPGDSSSDIWQSLLHQQVFLAMMAPQQTQQLLSPTQLTALIQKQHVLLLHQQQLKEFYKKQQQLQLLQQQSSKELPADQLLLQQLLQLQQQQQLLRATGPALSSPTLPSGRCPFPVPPSVPAADMLQIWKELTSGTAEDKTPMKESPNSSAQTIPSPRVAGRPSREQRSPSPRRPDCGGKADQAAARVLFAHGVCNWPGCESVCENFTRFIKHISSEHTLDDRSTAQCRVQMQVVQQLELQLRKERKCLQAMMAHLYLPSSEAQPPQSDRAADPWGPQIIGVQLSPGRVSNHMASVRLLDSAQGSPRPVGSPSQSCEEDSPTHAPCTGAVRRRHHPLVFSLSPEGEYELYKNTDIRPPFTYATLIRQAIMEASDMQLTLNEIYNWFTRTFAYFRRNAATWKNAVRHNLSLHKCFVRVENVRGAVWTVDEAEYQRRRSQKITGYDLFQACILKSRKNIDCNHKNICVACLNQHRLYLLLGCMKSMCEDSGVSFFVVART, from the exons ATGCCCGAGTCTCCTGTCAGCCCGGCGGCGGCTCGCCGAGCCCCGGCCAGCAGCCTCCTCAGTCCCGCCTCTGACACCGGGGGGGGCCGAGGGGCCGGCCGAGGGGCCCCGGGCCCCGGGGACTCCAGCAGCGACATCTGGCAGAGTCTCCTGCACCAGCAG GTGTTCCTGGCGATGATGGCTCCGCAGCAGACGCAGCAGCTTCTGTCTCCGACCCAGCTGACGGCTCTGATCCAGAAGCAGCACGTCCTCCTGCTCCACCAG cAACAACTGAAAGAGTTCTacaagaagcagcagcagctgcagctgctccaacagcagTCCAGCAAAGAG CTCCCTGCAGACCAGCTCCTTCTCCAGCAGcttctgcagctccagcagcagcagcagctgctccgGGCGACCGGGCCGGCTCTGTCCTCTCCCACCCTCCCTTCAGGTCGCTGCCCTTTCCCCGTTCCCCCCTCAGTGCCAGC TGCTGACATGCTGCAGATATGGAAGGAGCTCACTTCTGGAACAGCTGAAGATAAAACCCCAATGAAGGAAAGTCCGAACTCCTCAGCTCAGACGATACCGTCACCAAGAGTTGCAGGGAGGCCGAGCCGGGAGCAGCGGAGTCCGTCTCCTCGCAGGCCAGACTG cGGCGGGAAGGCGGATCAGGCGGCTGCACGGGTGCTCTTCGCCCACGGCGTGTGCAACTGGCCCGGCTGTGAGTCAGTCTGTGAAAACTTCACCCGTTTCATCAA GCACATCAGCAGTGAGCACACTCTGGACGACAGAAGCACGGCGCAGTGCCGCGTCCAGATGCAGGTGGTTCAGCAGCTGGAGCTCCAG CTCCGCAAGGAACGCAAGTGTCTGCAAGCAATGATGGCTCACCTGTATCTGCCCTCATCAGAAGCTCAGCCGCCACAATCCGACCGGGCTGCCGACCCCTGGGGACCACAG ATTATTGGCGTTCAGCTCAGCCCAGGAAGAGTGTCCAACCACATGGCGTCGGTGAGACTCCTGGACTCGGCCCAGGGGTCGCCCCGACCCGTGGGCTCTCCGTCCCAGAGCTGCGAGGAGGACTCGCCCACCCACGCACCCTGCACCGGGGCCGTCAGACGCCGCCATCACCCTCTGGTCTTCTCTCTGTCTCCAG AGGGGGAATACGAGCTCTACAAGAACACTGACATCAGACCACCTTTCACCTACGCCACGCTGATCCGACAG GCTATTATGGAAGCATCGGACATGCAGCTCACCCTTAATGAGATATACAACTGGTTCACAAGGACGTTTGCTTATTTCAGACGCAACGCCGCCACTTGGAAG AACGCCGTCCGCCACAACCTGAGCCTGCACAAGTGCTTTGTGCGCGTGGAGAACGTGAGAGGGGCGGTGTGGACGGTGGACGAGGCGGAGTACCAGAGGCGGAGGTCGCAGAAGATTACGGGGTACG ATCTTTTCCAAGCCTGCATCCTGAAGAGTCGCAAAAACATTGACTGCAACCACAAGAATATCTGTGTCGCATGCCTTAATCAACACAGACTTTATCTGTTGCTTGGCTGCATGAAGAGCATGTGTGAAGATTCTGGAGTCAGCTTCTTCGTGGTTGCAAGGACTTAA